A DNA window from Cutaneotrichosporon cavernicola HIS019 DNA, chromosome: 2 contains the following coding sequences:
- a CDS encoding uncharacterized protein (Multicopper oxidase) — MMRLFLLAMAMSPALAQVYAPSAGVQAPRPTGLGIVTSYPPPDLPPGEPDKYGAGAKIPQYGAWHYYEQKPIPDQTISAPNLRPTLDPNTPPGEREYTMDVEYRAASPDGFLRRMSVINGQFPGPIIEGVQGDTMIIHVNNHLDDPTSIHWHGIHQNRTQYMDGVPGFTQCSIPPGGSYTYRFHLGWEKGTYWYHAHFGNTMADGLIGALIVHAPDDPLNDSCDDDQMLYVADHWGDDSETIVHAAKSPKGYRGCAPVDVPDSVIINGVGQVDCSMVQRGVPCNTDVPPYEVRAAPGKRVRLRVLHHGSHSLIYLSIDGHKLTVIEADDLAVQPFEVNELVIAPGQRYSIVVEMNQASHGAGYWIRARAGTGCYNDKWRVEGAGILRYFDEMGSEEGLARPETSMWPGLPDMGEPGCRDMDDIGYPLIPLIPIDPPQTADESFAFTSSFGEFHDPETGGKFAGWGFNNVSYTNYINDPLLKMVEDGRDIDPSRIATATFTGYVADIVVNQLDGAPHPFHLHGRPTFIVARGRGTINSTEGVEMNLVNPTRRDTFVIGPKSWVIIRLPLDNPGVWGFHCHIGWHLSVGKMAAIVVKPDLVRTIDQPEDWAALCQGDPGFIGPGRRSYIPPQGR; from the coding sequence ATGATGCGCCTCTTCTTGCTCGCCATGGCCATGTCGCCGGCCTTGGCACAAGTGTACGCCCCGAGCGCGGGGGTacaagctcctcgcccgacAGGCCTCGGAATCGTCACGTCGTATCCACCGCccgaccttcctcctggCGAACCGGACAAGTATGGAGCTGGTGCCAAGATCCCACAGTACGGAGCATGGCACTATTACGAGCAGAAGCCGATTCCGGACCAGACTATCTCGGCCCCAAACTTGCGCCCAACGCTTGATCCCAACACGCCTCCGGGTGAGCGAGAATATACCATGGATGTAGAGTACCGTGCGGCTTCGCCAGATGGGTTCCTGCGCCGCATGAGTGTCATCAATGGCCAGTTCCCCGGTCCTATCATCGAGGGCGTGCAAGGCGACACTATGATCATCCATGTCAACAaccacctcgacgacccaACCTCGATCCACTGGCATGGCATCCACCAGAACAGGACTCAGTACATGGACGGCGTGCCAGGCTTTACGCAGTGTTCGATCCCGCCAGGAGGGAGCTATACATACCGTTTCCACCTTGGTTGGGAGAAGGGAACGTACTGGTACCACGCGCATTTTGGAAACACGATGGCGGACGGATTGATAGGAGCTCTGATCGTACACGCCCCCGACGATCCGCTCAACGACAGCTGTGACGACGACCAAATGCTCTATGTCGCCGACCACTGGGGCGATGATTCCGAGACGATTGTTCACGCTGCAAAGAGCCCCAAGGGATATCGCGGTTGCGCACCGGTCGATGTACCCGACAGCGTGATCATCAACGGTGTGGGCCAGGTCGACTGCTCCATGGTCCAGCGTGGCGTGCCATGCAACACCGACGTTCCGCCATACGAGGTCCGCGCTGCTCCGGGCAAGCGGGTGCGGTTGAGGGTTCTTCACCACGGCTCGCACTCGCTAATCTACCTCTCGATCGACGGGCATAAGCTGACGGTGATTGAGGCAGACGACCTGGCTGTCCAGCCGTTCGAGGTGAATGAGCTGGTCATCGCTCCAGGTCAACGCTACTCGATCGTGGTCGAGATGAACCAAGCCTCCCATGGAGCCGGGTACTGGatccgcgcgcgcgccggtACCGGATGCTACAACGACAAGTGGCGGGTTGAAGGTGCCGGGATCCTGCGGTACTTTGACGAGATGGGGTCCGAGGAGGGTCTCGCTCGTCCCGAAACTAGTATGTGGCCAGGTCTACCGGACATGGGAGAGCCAGGTTGCCGCGACATGGACGACATCGGATACCCTCTCATTCCGCTTATTCCCATCGACCCGCCCCAAACTGCCGACGAGAGCTTTGCCTTCACCTCGAGTTTCGGCGAGTTCCACGACCCCGAAACCGGCGGAAAATTCGCCGGTTGGGGATTCAACAACGTCTCATACACAAACTACATCAACGACCCTCTTCTCAAGATGGTCGAGGATGGGCGCGACATCGACCCGTCCCGTATCGCCACGGCAACTTTTACGGGATACGTCGCTGACATTGTCGTCAACCAGCTCGACGGGGCGCCCCATCCATTCCACCTACATGGGCGGCCGACATTTATCGTCGCCCGCGGACGGGGTACCATCAACTCGACCGAGGGGGTGGAAATGAACCTCGTCAATCCCACGCGGAGGGACACGTTCGTAATCGGCCCAAAGAGCTGGGTCATCATCCGTCTCCCACTGGACAATCCGGGGGTGTGGGGCTTCCACTGCCACATCGGCTGGCATCTCAGCGTCGGTAAGATGGCGGCTATAGTCGTCAAGCCCGACCTTGTACGTACCATCGACCAGCCCGAGGACTGGGCCGCCCTCTGCCAAGGCGACCCGGGTTTCATTGGGCCTGGACGCCGCAGCTACATCCCCCCACAGGGGCGTTAG